A DNA window from Pseudomonas tohonis contains the following coding sequences:
- a CDS encoding microcin C ABC transporter permease YejB: MLAYILRRLLLIIPTLFGILLINFIIIQAAPGGPVEQMIAKLEGFDAAAGGATGRISGGGAEVSVAGSNYRGAQGLDPELIKEIEKMYGFDKPAHERFWLMIKNYLHFDFGNSFFRDAKVTDLIIEKMPVSISLGLWSTLIMYLVSVPLGIAKAVRHGNAFDVWTSTAIIVGYAIPAFLFAILLIVLFAGGSYYDWFPLRGLTSNNFDELSLGGKILDYLWHLALPVLALVIGNFATLTFLTKNSFLDEINKQYVITARAKGLSERRVLYGHVFRNAMLLIIAGFPAAFIGMFFTGSLLIEVIFSLDGLGLLSFESALNRDYPVVFGTLFIFTLLGLIVKLIGDITYTLVDPRIDFESREG; this comes from the coding sequence ATGCTCGCCTACATCCTGCGGCGCCTGCTGCTGATCATCCCCACCCTGTTCGGCATCCTGCTGATCAACTTCATCATCATCCAGGCCGCCCCCGGCGGCCCCGTTGAGCAGATGATCGCCAAGCTCGAAGGCTTCGATGCCGCCGCCGGCGGCGCCACCGGGCGCATCTCCGGCGGCGGCGCCGAGGTTTCGGTGGCCGGCTCGAACTACCGCGGCGCCCAGGGCCTGGACCCGGAGCTGATCAAGGAAATCGAGAAGATGTACGGCTTCGACAAGCCGGCCCATGAACGCTTCTGGCTGATGATCAAGAACTACCTGCACTTCGACTTCGGCAACAGCTTCTTCCGCGATGCCAAGGTCACCGACCTGATCATCGAGAAGATGCCGGTGTCGATCTCCCTGGGCCTGTGGAGCACGCTGATCATGTACCTGGTGTCGGTGCCCCTGGGCATCGCCAAGGCGGTGCGCCACGGCAATGCCTTCGACGTCTGGACCAGCACCGCGATCATCGTCGGCTACGCCATTCCCGCCTTCCTCTTCGCCATCCTGCTGATCGTGCTGTTCGCCGGTGGCAGCTACTACGACTGGTTCCCCCTGCGCGGGCTGACCTCCAACAACTTCGACGAGCTGAGCCTGGGCGGCAAGATCCTGGACTACCTCTGGCACCTGGCGCTGCCGGTACTGGCGCTGGTGATCGGCAACTTCGCCACCCTCACCTTCCTGACCAAGAACAGCTTCCTCGACGAGATCAACAAGCAGTACGTGATCACCGCCCGCGCCAAGGGCCTGTCGGAGCGACGCGTGCTCTACGGCCACGTGTTCCGCAACGCGATGCTGCTGATCATCGCCGGCTTCCCCGCCGCCTTCATCGGCATGTTCTTCACCGGCTCGCTGCTGATCGAGGTGATCTTCTCCCTCGACGGCCTGGGTCTTCTGAGCTTCGAATCGGCGCTGAACCGCGACTATCCGGTGGTGTTCGGCACCCTGTTCATCTTCACCCTGCTGGGACTGATCGTGAAACTGATCGGCGACATCACCTACACCCTGGTCGATCCGCGCATCGACTTCGAAAGCCGGGAGGGCTGA
- a CDS encoding extracellular solute-binding protein produces MSKTLRSLCLSGCGALLLTLAGIAHAEPRHAITLYDEPPKYPADFKHFDWVNPDAPKGGTLRLSGFGGFDSLNEFIPKGTAAGQLGLIHDTLTYHSPDEPFTEYGLLAEKIEKAPDNSYVRFYLNPKARFNDGTPVTSDDVVFTFNILVEHGDPMYRHYYSDVAQVVAEDKQRVRFDFKHPGNRELPLILGQIQVLPKHWWATRDFSRNTLEPPLGSGPYRITKVDAGRSIRFERVKDWWGKDLPVNRGYYNFDVITVDYYRDMSVALEAFKAGQFDFNLEYSAKDWATGYDSPALRAGKIIKQAIPNHNPVGMQGFAFNIRRPVFQDRRVREAIASLFDFEWTNKQLFFGSYKRTRSFFENSEMAATGLPNEAELKILEPLRGQIPDEVFTQEFKPPVSDGSGIIREQKRRAYKLLTDAGYRIENDKMVGPDGKPLAFEIMIAQANLERVILPFKRNLSELGIDLTIRRVDVSQYMNRLRSRDYDMIPGTWGQSNSPGNEQMEFWHSRSADSPGSRNFIGLRDPAIDKLVEGLIRADSRQSLIDHSRALDRVLLWGNYVVPNYYVDTWRVAYWNQFDRPATTPLYDFGMLTWWQKPGAKPPAAEEADAEDAPANAAQSEEAQ; encoded by the coding sequence ATGAGCAAGACCCTGCGCTCCCTCTGCCTGAGCGGCTGCGGCGCATTGCTGCTGACCCTCGCCGGCATCGCCCATGCCGAGCCCCGCCATGCGATCACGCTCTACGACGAGCCGCCCAAGTACCCGGCGGACTTCAAGCACTTCGACTGGGTCAACCCGGATGCCCCCAAGGGCGGCACCCTGCGTCTCTCCGGCTTCGGCGGCTTCGACAGCCTCAACGAGTTCATCCCCAAGGGCACGGCGGCGGGCCAGCTGGGGCTGATCCACGACACCCTGACCTACCACTCCCCCGACGAGCCCTTCACCGAATACGGGCTGCTCGCCGAGAAGATCGAGAAGGCTCCGGACAACAGCTACGTGCGCTTCTACCTGAACCCCAAGGCGCGCTTCAACGACGGCACCCCGGTGACCTCGGACGACGTGGTGTTCACCTTCAACATCCTGGTCGAGCACGGCGACCCGATGTACCGCCACTACTATTCCGACGTGGCCCAGGTGGTGGCCGAGGACAAGCAGCGCGTGCGCTTCGACTTCAAGCACCCGGGCAACCGCGAGCTGCCGCTGATCCTCGGGCAGATCCAGGTGCTGCCCAAGCATTGGTGGGCGACCCGCGATTTCTCCCGGAACACCCTGGAGCCGCCGCTGGGCAGTGGCCCCTATCGCATCACCAAGGTGGACGCCGGACGCTCGATCCGCTTCGAGCGGGTCAAGGACTGGTGGGGCAAGGACCTGCCGGTGAACCGCGGCTACTACAACTTCGACGTCATCACCGTCGACTACTACCGCGACATGTCGGTGGCGCTGGAGGCCTTCAAGGCCGGCCAGTTCGACTTCAACCTCGAGTACTCCGCCAAGGACTGGGCCACCGGCTACGACAGCCCCGCCCTGCGCGCCGGCAAGATCATCAAGCAGGCCATTCCCAACCACAACCCGGTGGGCATGCAGGGCTTCGCCTTCAACATCCGCCGGCCGGTGTTCCAGGATCGCCGGGTGCGGGAGGCCATTGCCTCGCTGTTCGATTTCGAATGGACCAACAAGCAGCTGTTCTTCGGTTCCTACAAGCGCACCCGGAGCTTCTTCGAGAACTCCGAGATGGCCGCCACCGGGCTCCCCAACGAGGCCGAACTGAAGATCCTGGAACCGCTGCGCGGGCAGATCCCCGACGAGGTCTTCACCCAGGAATTCAAGCCACCGGTCAGCGATGGCAGCGGCATCATCCGCGAGCAGAAGCGCCGCGCCTACAAGCTGCTCACCGACGCCGGCTACCGCATCGAGAACGACAAGATGGTCGGTCCCGACGGCAAGCCCCTGGCCTTCGAGATCATGATCGCCCAGGCCAACCTGGAGCGCGTGATCCTGCCGTTCAAGCGCAACCTCTCCGAGCTGGGCATCGACCTGACCATCCGCCGTGTCGACGTCTCGCAGTACATGAACCGCCTGCGCTCGCGCGACTACGACATGATCCCCGGGACCTGGGGCCAATCCAACTCGCCGGGTAACGAGCAGATGGAGTTCTGGCACTCGCGCAGCGCCGACAGCCCGGGCAGCCGCAACTTCATCGGCCTGCGCGACCCGGCCATCGACAAGCTAGTCGAAGGGCTGATCCGCGCCGACTCGCGGCAGAGCCTGATCGACCATTCCCGCGCCCTGGACCGGGTGCTGCTGTGGGGCAACTACGTGGTGCCCAACTACTACGTGGACACCTGGCGCGTGGCCTACTGGAACCAGTTCGACCGCCCCGCCACCACGCCGCTGTATGACTTCGGCATGCTCACCTGGTGGCAGAAGCCCGGCGCCAAGCCCCCCGCTGCCGAGGAGGCCGATGCCGAAGACGCCCCGGCCAACGCCGCACAGAGCGAGGAAGCGCAGTAA
- a CDS encoding extracellular solute-binding protein: MRRLLLLMISLASGPVAATISESHGYAQFGTLKYPESFSHFDWVNPDAPKGGTLRVMAFGTFDTLNPYTFKGSSPVSTPNFLQYGVTELNEPLMAGTGAYDPSGDEPASSYGLIARSVEYSEDRSWVVFNLRPQARFHDGQPITAYDVAFSYRTLVSSGHPQYRTSLQEVQRVDILNRHRIRFVLKRAGNPLLILRLGEMPVLPQHYWKNRDFKATSFEAPLGSGPYRITQVRPGRGLVFERVKDWWGEKLPVNRGKYNFDRVEVEFYRDSNVAFEAFKAGEFDFYIEHQAKNWANGYRFPAIARGDVIRAEIPHQIPTQTQALFMNTRRATFQDRRVREAMGLMFDFEWTNRALFNNAYARARSYYPNSEFEAGGKPEGQEWLLLSPYREQLPAKLFTEPFKVPETDGRGIPRETLRRALGLLADAGWKLSGQRLVNSRGEPLRFEILLVNPNLERILQPYSENLASIGIDVTLRTVDRAQYKQRLDHFDYDMILMTLAQTLSPGLEQSLYFHSSQASVKGSKNYAGIADPVVDAMVEKLLGAQSRDEQVAAGRALDRTLLWQHYSIPNWYINYHRLAYRNRFAFVTTPPYTLGLRAWWLKPTEKSR, translated from the coding sequence ATGCGCCGCCTCTTGCTCCTGATGATCAGCCTGGCCAGCGGCCCGGTGGCCGCGACCATCAGCGAGAGCCATGGCTATGCCCAGTTCGGCACGCTCAAATACCCGGAAAGCTTCTCCCACTTCGACTGGGTCAACCCCGATGCCCCCAAGGGCGGCACGCTGAGGGTGATGGCCTTTGGCACCTTCGACACGCTCAACCCCTACACCTTCAAGGGCAGCAGCCCGGTATCGACGCCGAACTTCCTACAATACGGCGTCACCGAGCTCAACGAGCCGCTGATGGCGGGCACCGGCGCCTATGACCCTTCCGGCGACGAGCCCGCCTCCAGCTACGGGCTGATCGCGAGAAGCGTCGAGTACAGCGAGGACCGCAGCTGGGTGGTGTTCAACCTGCGCCCGCAAGCGCGCTTCCACGACGGCCAGCCGATCACGGCCTATGACGTCGCCTTCTCCTACCGCACCCTGGTGAGCAGCGGCCACCCGCAGTACCGCACCAGCCTGCAGGAGGTGCAGCGGGTCGACATCCTCAACCGCCACCGCATCCGCTTCGTGCTCAAGCGCGCGGGCAACCCGCTGCTGATCCTGCGCCTGGGCGAGATGCCGGTGCTGCCGCAGCACTACTGGAAGAACCGTGACTTCAAGGCCACCAGCTTCGAGGCACCACTGGGCAGCGGGCCTTACCGCATCACCCAGGTCCGCCCCGGGCGCGGGCTGGTGTTCGAAAGGGTCAAGGACTGGTGGGGCGAAAAGCTGCCGGTGAACCGGGGCAAGTACAACTTCGACCGCGTCGAGGTGGAGTTTTATCGCGACAGCAACGTGGCCTTCGAGGCCTTCAAGGCGGGTGAATTCGATTTCTACATCGAGCACCAGGCGAAGAACTGGGCCAATGGCTACCGCTTCCCGGCCATCGCCCGCGGGGATGTGATCCGCGCCGAGATACCGCACCAGATCCCCACCCAGACCCAGGCGCTGTTCATGAACACCCGCCGCGCCACCTTCCAGGATCGCCGCGTGCGCGAAGCCATGGGCCTGATGTTCGACTTCGAGTGGACCAACCGCGCGCTGTTCAACAACGCCTATGCGCGGGCCCGCAGCTACTACCCCAACAGCGAGTTCGAGGCCGGCGGGAAACCCGAGGGCCAGGAATGGCTGCTGCTCTCCCCCTACCGCGAGCAGTTGCCGGCCAAGCTGTTCACCGAGCCCTTCAAGGTGCCAGAAACCGATGGCCGCGGCATCCCCAGGGAAACCCTGCGCCGCGCCCTGGGTCTATTGGCCGACGCCGGCTGGAAGCTCTCCGGCCAGCGTCTGGTGAACAGCCGTGGCGAACCGCTGCGTTTCGAAATCCTGCTGGTCAATCCGAACCTTGAACGCATCCTCCAGCCCTACAGCGAAAACCTCGCCAGCATCGGCATCGACGTCACCCTGCGTACCGTCGACCGCGCCCAGTACAAGCAGCGCCTGGACCATTTCGACTACGACATGATCCTCATGACCCTGGCCCAGACCCTCAGCCCCGGACTGGAGCAGTCGCTCTACTTCCACTCCAGCCAGGCCTCCGTGAAAGGCAGCAAGAACTACGCGGGCATCGCCGACCCGGTGGTGGACGCCATGGTCGAGAAACTCCTCGGCGCCCAGAGCCGCGACGAGCAGGTCGCCGCCGGGCGCGCACTGGACCGCACGCTGCTCTGGCAGCACTACAGCATTCCCAACTGGTACATCAACTACCACCGCCTGGCGTACCGCAACAGGTTCGCCTTCGTCACCACGCCGCCCTATACCCTGGGCCTGCGCGCCTGGTGGCTGAAGCCCACGGAGAAATCCCGATGA
- a CDS encoding HDOD domain-containing protein, which yields MQSWIDRLNQADLPALAAVVQDLHKLAQHDKASVQQLADVLLRDAALTSKVLRVGNSVYYNPSQETIRTISRAIVLIGFDNVRLIGLSLSLIDGLLTRAPREQLQELLARSFHAAVQARNIAGYVLTRDQEEVFIAALLYHLGELAFWGCGGEQADELASALAQAGVDEDEAVRQVLGTSFRQLTGGLVKSWNLGEIVALAQGGGAQNDPSVKAVSLGVRISEAALEGWDSASMGKLVEQLASFIGVTPEEAMQQVLASADEAVKVAATFGASKLCALIPNTDPEQLLQQQAQRKARLLQPDLLLMQQALQDLGMMVSRNADVSLILDTLTKGLHQGVGLERVMIAVLADRQTRFRAKRAVGEGSAHWLSEFELPAELPEQPHLFSYVLRSREALWMGIPASYSLSDLVTQPMRRWFGQGMFFVAPLRAGSREIGVIYADCRLSGRALKHEQFIAFQRFAQLAGRCLEALTQGR from the coding sequence TTGCAGTCATGGATCGACAGGCTCAATCAGGCGGATTTGCCCGCTCTCGCCGCGGTGGTGCAGGACTTGCACAAGCTGGCGCAACACGACAAGGCGTCGGTCCAGCAACTGGCCGACGTGCTCCTGCGCGACGCCGCGCTCACCTCGAAGGTGCTGCGGGTCGGCAATAGCGTCTACTACAACCCTTCCCAGGAAACGATCCGCACCATCTCGCGGGCGATCGTGCTGATCGGCTTCGACAACGTGAGGCTGATCGGCCTGTCGCTGTCGCTGATCGACGGCCTGCTCACCCGCGCCCCGCGCGAGCAGCTGCAGGAGTTGCTCGCACGCTCCTTCCATGCCGCCGTGCAGGCCCGCAACATCGCCGGCTACGTGCTCACCCGCGATCAGGAGGAAGTGTTCATCGCCGCCTTGCTCTACCACCTGGGCGAGTTGGCCTTCTGGGGTTGCGGCGGCGAGCAGGCCGACGAGTTGGCCAGCGCCCTGGCCCAGGCGGGCGTCGACGAGGACGAGGCGGTGCGCCAGGTGCTGGGCACCAGCTTCCGCCAGCTCACCGGCGGCCTGGTGAAGAGCTGGAACCTCGGCGAGATCGTCGCCCTGGCCCAGGGCGGCGGCGCGCAGAACGACCCTTCGGTAAAGGCCGTCAGCCTCGGCGTGCGCATCAGCGAGGCGGCTCTCGAAGGCTGGGATTCGGCGTCCATGGGCAAGCTGGTGGAGCAGTTGGCGAGCTTCATCGGCGTCACCCCCGAGGAAGCGATGCAGCAGGTACTGGCCAGCGCCGACGAGGCGGTGAAGGTGGCGGCGACCTTCGGTGCCAGCAAGCTCTGCGCGCTGATCCCCAATACCGATCCCGAGCAGTTGCTGCAACAGCAGGCCCAGCGCAAGGCGCGGCTGCTGCAGCCGGACCTGTTGCTGATGCAGCAGGCGTTGCAGGACCTGGGGATGATGGTTTCGCGTAATGCGGATGTCAGCCTGATCCTCGACACCCTGACCAAGGGCCTGCACCAGGGCGTCGGGCTCGAGCGGGTGATGATCGCCGTGCTTGCCGATCGGCAGACACGCTTCCGCGCCAAGCGCGCGGTGGGCGAGGGCAGTGCCCACTGGCTCAGCGAGTTCGAGCTGCCGGCGGAACTGCCCGAGCAGCCGCACCTGTTCAGCTATGTGCTGCGCAGTCGCGAGGCGTTGTGGATGGGAATCCCGGCGAGCTACAGCCTGAGCGACCTGGTGACCCAGCCCATGCGCCGCTGGTTCGGCCAGGGGATGTTCTTCGTCGCACCGCTGCGGGCGGGCAGCCGCGAGATCGGGGTGATCTACGCCGACTGCCGGCTATCGGGAAGGGCGCTCAAGCATGAGCAGTTCATCGCCTTCCAGCGCTTCGCCCAGTTGGCCGGGCGATGCCTGGAGGCGCTGACTCAGGGGAGGTAG
- a CDS encoding LysM peptidoglycan-binding domain-containing protein, with protein MPSKSYQTLDLDALVRASRALVLVCAAALAGCQSAAHKPEDAGQDTDLAVGMQQQNQWLDEVPVEREPQDIWVRMRKGFALQDEIGVNPRIEQQRLWFVSNPSFVENASQRGSLYIHYIVERLEERKMPLELALLPVIESAYNPFAYSRSDAVGLWQFIPSTGRHFNLRQTNWYDGRRDITASTNAAMDYLGRLHEMFNGDWLLALAAYNAGEGTVSRAIERNQKLGLPTDYWNLPLPQETRDYVPKLLALSQVVLAPEAYGVNLSPIANEPYFEVVELKQRMDLSRVAAMAEVDEDELYQLNPAFKKRITVDGPQQLLVPTEKAELLAANLSMMKPQDLVEWQEYKVRNGDSLHGIANRYHVTVNTLKEINGLSGNHLRVGQALSIPVEPGAKPSQPLFQNLARAEERPSSAPRTYKVKNGDNLWQIAKQTRVDVADLKRWNRLSGHALKVGQSLALQAPGQSTAAKSTARMVASIDKPGRDAVTYYKVKEGDSLYVIAKRFNVEMKHLQRWNPRSGHALKPGQTLTLYLP; from the coding sequence ATGCCGTCCAAGTCGTACCAAACCCTTGATCTAGACGCATTGGTTCGAGCCTCCCGGGCGCTCGTGCTGGTGTGCGCCGCCGCGCTGGCTGGATGCCAGAGCGCCGCCCACAAGCCCGAGGACGCGGGCCAGGACACCGACCTCGCCGTCGGCATGCAGCAGCAGAACCAGTGGCTGGACGAGGTGCCCGTCGAGCGCGAACCCCAGGACATCTGGGTGCGCATGCGCAAGGGCTTCGCTCTGCAGGACGAGATCGGCGTCAACCCGCGCATCGAGCAACAGCGCCTGTGGTTCGTCAGCAATCCCTCCTTCGTCGAGAACGCCAGCCAGCGCGGCAGCCTGTACATCCACTACATCGTCGAGCGCCTCGAAGAGCGCAAGATGCCGCTGGAACTGGCCCTGCTGCCGGTGATCGAGAGCGCCTACAACCCCTTCGCCTATTCCCGCTCCGATGCGGTGGGGCTGTGGCAGTTCATCCCCTCCACCGGCCGTCACTTCAACCTGCGCCAGACCAACTGGTACGACGGCCGCCGTGACATCACCGCCTCCACCAATGCGGCCATGGACTACCTCGGCCGCCTGCACGAGATGTTCAACGGCGACTGGCTGCTGGCACTGGCCGCCTACAACGCCGGCGAAGGTACCGTGAGCCGGGCCATCGAACGCAACCAGAAGCTGGGGCTGCCGACCGACTACTGGAACCTGCCGCTGCCCCAGGAAACCCGTGACTACGTGCCCAAGCTGCTGGCCCTGTCCCAGGTGGTACTGGCGCCCGAAGCCTACGGCGTGAACCTCAGCCCCATCGCCAACGAGCCCTACTTCGAAGTGGTCGAGCTCAAGCAGCGCATGGACCTGTCCCGCGTGGCCGCCATGGCCGAAGTGGATGAGGACGAGCTCTACCAGCTCAATCCCGCCTTCAAGAAACGCATCACCGTGGACGGCCCGCAACAGCTGCTGGTGCCGACCGAGAAGGCCGAGCTGCTGGCCGCCAACCTGTCGATGATGAAGCCGCAGGACCTGGTGGAGTGGCAGGAGTACAAGGTGCGCAACGGCGACAGCCTGCATGGCATCGCCAACCGCTACCACGTGACGGTTAACACCCTGAAGGAAATCAATGGTCTTTCCGGCAACCACCTGCGCGTGGGCCAGGCCCTGAGTATCCCGGTGGAGCCGGGCGCCAAGCCGAGCCAGCCGCTGTTCCAGAACCTGGCCCGTGCCGAGGAGCGCCCGAGCAGCGCGCCGCGTACCTACAAGGTGAAGAATGGCGACAACCTCTGGCAGATCGCCAAGCAGACCAGGGTCGACGTGGCTGATCTCAAGCGCTGGAACCGTCTTTCCGGCCACGCCTTGAAGGTTGGCCAGAGCCTGGCGCTGCAAGCCCCCGGCCAGTCAACCGCGGCGAAGAGCACAGCGCGCATGGTCGCCTCGATCGACAAGCCCGGCCGCGATGCGGTGACCTACTACAAGGTCAAGGAAGGCGATTCGCTCTACGTGATCGCCAAGCGCTTCAACGTCGAGATGAAGCACCTGCAGCGCTGGAACCCGCGCAGCGGCCACGCCCTCAAGCCCGGCCAGACCCTCACGCTCTACCTCCCCTGA
- the gloB gene encoding hydroxyacylglutathione hydrolase, with protein MIQIDPLRAFSDNYIWLLQDATERRCAVVDPGDATPVLAWLAAHPGWTLSDILITHHHADHVGGVERIKAATGARVLGPANERIPGRDEALGEGDLVQVLGLSFRVIHVPGHTLGHIAFFHADATRPLLFSGDTLFAAGCGRMFEGNPEGMQDALARLAALPAETLVYCAHEYTLSNLRFARAVEPGNTDVARRFEEVTRLREQDGVSLPTTIGLERLTNPFLRVNETSVKEIADKRTGTHNPAPAQVFAVIRAWKDGF; from the coding sequence ATGATACAGATCGACCCCCTGCGTGCCTTCTCCGACAACTACATCTGGCTGTTGCAGGATGCGACGGAACGCCGCTGCGCGGTGGTCGACCCGGGTGACGCGACACCGGTGCTGGCCTGGCTCGCGGCCCACCCCGGCTGGACCCTGTCGGACATCCTCATCACCCACCACCATGCCGACCACGTCGGCGGCGTCGAGCGCATCAAGGCGGCCACCGGCGCCCGCGTGCTCGGCCCGGCCAACGAGCGCATCCCCGGTCGCGACGAGGCCCTGGGCGAAGGTGACCTGGTGCAGGTGCTGGGTCTTTCGTTCCGCGTCATCCACGTGCCCGGCCACACCCTCGGCCACATCGCCTTCTTCCACGCGGATGCCACGCGGCCGCTGCTGTTCAGCGGCGACACCCTGTTCGCCGCAGGCTGCGGGCGCATGTTCGAGGGCAACCCGGAGGGCATGCAGGATGCCCTCGCCCGCCTCGCCGCGCTGCCGGCGGAAACCCTGGTGTACTGCGCCCACGAATACACCCTGAGCAACCTGCGTTTCGCCCGCGCGGTGGAGCCCGGCAATACCGATGTGGCGCGACGTTTCGAGGAGGTCACCCGGCTGCGCGAGCAGGACGGCGTCAGCCTGCCCACGACCATCGGCCTGGAACGCCTGACCAACCCCTTCCTGCGGGTGAATGAAACATCCGTAAAAGAAATAGCCGACAAGCGGACCGGGACCCACAATCCCGCACCCGCACAGGTCTTCGCCGTCATCCGGGCATGGAAAGACGGCTTCTGA
- a CDS encoding methyltransferase domain-containing protein yields MTEKAFAQADPAWIELIDDARTWFEGPLGGLMLFEEQRLLEDELARYFGGYLVHYGPRAELPPGAKQIQRSVHLGAPLSGVEIVCEENAWPLSEHAADVVVLQHGLDFCLSPHGLLREAARSVRPGGHLLIVGVNPWSPWGLRHYFAGDALGKARCISPTRVADWLNLLGFALEKRRFGCYRPPLASAAWQARLARLERWGGAGQWFGAGFYLLVARKLVVGLRPLRPARREPMGKLVPMPVAKVSRRDSKHEA; encoded by the coding sequence ATGACCGAGAAAGCCTTCGCCCAGGCCGACCCCGCCTGGATCGAGCTGATCGACGATGCCCGCACCTGGTTCGAAGGCCCGCTCGGCGGCCTGATGCTGTTCGAGGAGCAGCGCCTGCTGGAGGACGAACTGGCACGCTATTTCGGTGGCTACCTGGTGCACTACGGCCCGCGCGCCGAGCTGCCGCCGGGGGCGAAGCAGATCCAGCGCAGTGTGCACCTCGGGGCGCCGCTCTCGGGGGTCGAGATCGTCTGCGAGGAAAATGCCTGGCCGCTCAGTGAGCACGCCGCCGACGTGGTGGTGCTGCAGCACGGGCTGGATTTCTGCCTGTCGCCCCATGGCCTGCTGCGTGAAGCCGCGCGCAGCGTGCGGCCCGGCGGGCACCTGCTGATCGTCGGGGTCAACCCATGGAGCCCCTGGGGGCTGCGCCACTACTTCGCCGGGGACGCCCTGGGCAAGGCCCGCTGCATCTCGCCGACGCGGGTCGCGGACTGGCTCAACCTGCTGGGCTTCGCGCTGGAGAAACGCCGCTTCGGGTGCTATCGTCCGCCGCTCGCTTCGGCGGCCTGGCAAGCACGCCTGGCCCGGTTGGAGCGCTGGGGAGGCGCCGGGCAGTGGTTCGGCGCCGGCTTCTATCTATTGGTGGCGCGCAAGCTGGTGGTCGGCCTGCGCCCATTGCGTCCGGCACGCCGCGAGCCCATGGGCAAGCTGGTGCCGATGCCGGTGGCCAAGGTCAGCCGGCGCGATTCGAAACACGAGGCATAA
- the rnhA gene encoding ribonuclease HI: MYTDGACKGNPGPGGWGVLLVYKGVERELWGGERDTTNNRMELMAAISGLAELKRPCKVRLVTDSEYVMRGIREWMPNWKKRGWKTAAKQPVKNADLWQLLDEQVNRHEVEWQWVRGHTGHPGNERADQLANRGVSELNAR; encoded by the coding sequence ATGTACACCGACGGCGCCTGCAAGGGTAACCCCGGTCCCGGTGGCTGGGGCGTATTGCTCGTCTACAAGGGCGTCGAGCGCGAGCTCTGGGGTGGCGAGCGCGACACCACCAACAACCGCATGGAGCTGATGGCCGCCATCAGTGGCCTGGCCGAGCTCAAGCGTCCGTGCAAGGTGCGCCTGGTGACCGACTCCGAATACGTGATGCGCGGCATTCGCGAGTGGATGCCGAACTGGAAGAAGCGGGGCTGGAAGACCGCGGCCAAGCAGCCGGTGAAGAACGCCGACCTGTGGCAACTGCTCGACGAGCAGGTGAACCGCCACGAGGTGGAGTGGCAATGGGTGCGCGGCCATACCGGCCACCCGGGCAACGAGCGCGCCGACCAGTTGGCCAACCGGGGTGTCAGCGAGCTGAACGCCCGCTAG
- the dnaQ gene encoding DNA polymerase III subunit epsilon, with translation MRYVVLDTETTGMPVTDGHRIIEIGCVELEGRRLTGRHFHYYLQPDREVDEGAIAVHGITNEFLVGKPRFKDIADEFFEFIKGAELIIHNAAFDIGFINNEFALLGQSDRSDIAEHCGVLDTLLMARGRHPGQRNSLDALCKRYDVDNSGRDLHGALLDAEILADVYLAMTGGQTNLSLAGESGEDSGNGPQASPIRRITGRAPGRVILASEAEVQAHMARMAVIEKSSGAPALWVQMEQPAAPEA, from the coding sequence ATGCGTTATGTAGTACTGGATACCGAAACCACCGGCATGCCGGTGACCGATGGTCACCGCATCATCGAGATCGGCTGCGTCGAGCTGGAGGGTCGCCGCCTGACGGGGCGCCACTTCCACTATTACCTGCAGCCCGATCGCGAGGTGGACGAGGGTGCCATCGCGGTCCACGGCATCACCAACGAGTTCCTGGTGGGCAAGCCGCGCTTCAAGGACATCGCCGACGAGTTCTTCGAGTTCATCAAGGGCGCCGAGCTGATCATCCACAACGCGGCGTTCGACATCGGCTTCATCAACAACGAATTCGCCCTGCTGGGCCAGAGCGACCGCTCCGACATCGCCGAACACTGTGGCGTGCTCGACACCCTGCTGATGGCTCGCGGTCGCCACCCCGGCCAGCGCAACAGCCTGGACGCCCTGTGCAAGCGCTACGACGTCGACAACTCCGGCCGCGACCTGCACGGCGCACTGCTCGACGCCGAGATCCTCGCCGACGTCTACCTGGCGATGACCGGTGGCCAGACCAATCTGTCCCTGGCGGGCGAGAGCGGCGAGGACAGCGGCAACGGTCCGCAGGCCAGCCCCATCCGCCGCATCACCGGTCGCGCGCCGGGCCGCGTGATCCTCGCCAGCGAGGCCGAAGTCCAGGCCCACATGGCACGCATGGCGGTGATCGAGAAGTCCTCCGGCGCCCCCGCGCTCTGGGTGCAGATGGAGCAACCGGCGGCTCCGGAAGCCTGA